From Theileria annulata chromosome 1, complete sequence, *** SEQUENCING IN PROGRESS ***, one genomic window encodes:
- a CDS encoding uncharacterized protein (1 probable transmembrane helix predicted for TA20765 by TMHMM2.0 at aa 13-30), producing the protein MNIFLSNNNNGPVSLIYKLIFLIIFVTYFPQKIQCFIKNFDSNIKFNNKYYGLLNLNLENFNRRTFEPSFRLQSRTSIETVIHTADYKNYDPNCIKYHKANYWREKSDEELHEEIRKIRKVLVKIEECIKVKDPTLLPDSKKNAKRTQAQLLFILHERHLNSLRNSQKATKNSNINK; encoded by the exons atgaatatttttttatcaaacaataataatggTCCAGTTTCTCTGATTTATAAACttatttttctaattatatttgtaaCATATTTTCCTCAAAAAATCCAgtgttttattaaaaattttgactcgaacattaaatttaataataaatattatggtttattgaatttaaaccttgaaaattttaatagaaGGACATTTGAACCATCGTTTCGACTCCAAAGTCGTACTTCAATTGAAACCGTTATACATACTGCtgattataaaaattatgatCCCAACTGTATAAAATATCACAAAGCTAACTATTGGAGAGAAAAGTCAGATGAGGAATTACACGAA GAAATTAGGAAGATTCGAAAAGTATTAGTGAAAATAGAAGAATGCATAAAAGTTAAAGATCCTACACTTTTGCCGGATTCAAAGAAAAATGCAAAAAGAACCCAAGCACAGCTGTTGTTTATACTCCACGAACGTCACTTAAATTCTTTGAGAAATTCACAAAAAGCCACAAAAAactcaaatattaataaataa